The region TTTCGGAGATGTCCGGATCGAGCGGGATCATGGTCTCGGGCGGGTATTCGCCGGCAACGATGGCCCTTCCGAGCTGCTCGACAACCCGGTCAGTATGGTTTCCGATCTGGTTCCCCAACCCGCCGGTGGCGACGAAGGTCATGATTGCGCGGCGAACTCTGTCGCTGGTCTTCTGCGCAGTGTCGTTGCCCAAGTGAGCCCCTTCTGAAGCACGATGAACCCGAAGAGCAGGCCGCCAATCACGATCTTGGTCCACCAGCTCGATAGCGTTCCGTCGAATACGATGAACGTTTGTATCAACCCCATTATCAAAATGCCAAAGAATGTACCCGCAACGAAGCCGGTGCCGCCGGTGAGCAGCGTGCCGCCGATCACCACCGCCGCAATCGCGTCGAGTTCGACGCCGACCGTTGCAAGCGAGTAGCCGGCGGAGGTGTAGAGCGAAAAGATGATTCCCGACAGGCCGGCAAGGCCGCCGGAGGTGGCATAGATCCCGATCGTCGTCCTGGCCAGCGGCACGCCCATCAGCCTGGCAGTCGGCAGGCCGCCGCCGACGGCATAGACATTCTGGCCGAAACGGGTGCGGTGCGCGACGATGATGCCGACGGCAAAGGTCAGCAGCATGATCATGCCCGTCAGCCGGAAGCGTCCGCCGCCCGGCGCCTTCCAGTAGAGCGATTGCAGCGTGTCGTAGAATTCATGGGTGATCGGCACGCTGTCCGTCGACAGGACGTAGGCTGCACCGCGCGCCAGGAACATGCCCGCCAGCGTGACGATGAAGGGCGGCATTTCCAGATAGTGGATCATTGCGC is a window of Roseibium salinum DNA encoding:
- the yjfF gene encoding galactofuranose ABC transporter, permease protein YjfF, with translation MRSTHLPLLITIATFILAYTLCASQYPAMLSTRVVANLLTDNAFLGIAAVGMTFVILSGGIDLSVGSVIAFTGVFLAVILRETSIHPIVAFALVLMITISFGAAMGAMIHYLEMPPFIVTLAGMFLARGAAYVLSTDSVPITHEFYDTLQSLYWKAPGGGRFRLTGMIMLLTFAVGIIVAHRTRFGQNVYAVGGGLPTARLMGVPLARTTIGIYATSGGLAGLSGIIFSLYTSAGYSLATVGVELDAIAAVVIGGTLLTGGTGFVAGTFFGILIMGLIQTFIVFDGTLSSWWTKIVIGGLLFGFIVLQKGLTWATTLRRRPATEFAAQS